GTAAAGTTTTCTTAAATCTAAAACCTTTAATAGAAAAAGGAATAAATTTAGAAGAAAGATTTCCAACTATATACTCTTTATTAAAAGAATACAATCTATTAGATAGCATAGATAAAGTTCCTGTAAGTCCTGCAGCTCACTTTTCAATAGGAGGAATTGAGGCAAACCCTTCTGGAAAAACAAATGTAGAAGGAATATTTGCAGTTGGAGAAGCAAGTTGCAGTGGTGTTCATGGTGCAAATAGGTTAGCAAGTAATTCTCTTCTTGAATGTATAACTTTTGGTAGTAAAACAGCTTATGGGGTTTATTTATATAATATGTATCAAAAAATAAAAGAGATAAATATAAGCAATAAAATAAAATACAAAAAAGATTTAACCGATAATAAAAAGGAAGAAATCATATATACTTTAAAAAATTTAATGTGGAATAAAGTAGGATTAATAAGAGATAGAGAATCTTTAAAATTGGCATTGAAATCTATTGAAAATCTAATAGAAGATGTTCAAAATCATTTTTCACCAGTATATATATTAGATATTTTATATTTATCAAAAGCAGTTACTTTGTCTGCTTTAAATAGAGAAGAAAGTAGAGGTGTACATTATAGACAAGACTTTAAATCTCCACGAGAAGAATTTAAAAAGCATAGTATAATTGAAAACAAAAATTTTGAAATAAAATTGGAGGTAAATTAGCCATTCAAGAGTTAAGAATCAACAGACAAATAAAAGCAAGGGAGTGCAGGTTAATAGACGATGAAGGCAAAAACTTAGGCATTGTACCTATAGAAGAAGCTTTACGTCTTGCTGAAGAAAAGGATTTAGATTTAGTAGAAATCTCCCCTAATGCAAACCCTCCTGTATGTAAAATAATGGATTATGGAAAGTATAAATTTCAGCAACAGAAAAAAGAAAAAGAAGCAAAGAAAAAGCAAAGAGCGAATATTCAGCATGTAAAAGAGATAAAATTTAGACCTAAAATAGAAAAACATGATTATGAAACAAAGGTAAAACATATAAGAGAATTTTTAGAAGATAACAATAAAGTTAAAGTCATAATAATGTTTAGAGGAAGAGAAAATATTCATCCAGAAATAGGGCAACAACTTGCAGAAAGAATAATAGAAGATGTCAAAGAAGTAGGTAAAGCAGAAAAGCCTCCTAAAAAAGAAGGAAGAAATATGACATTTACATTAGTACCTAAAAAAGATAAATAATATTTTTAAATGTCCATCTAACTTGTTAGATGGACATACTTAGAATTTAGATAAAATTTATGTAATTGATTTCTAAAATGCTTTTTTGTTTTTGTGAATTTTTCAACGTATAGTCTCAAAACAAAAAACTTGAATCTTTATCATAAATATATAAGCTAAAAGAATATAAATTTAAATTTATTCTTATAAATTCATAGGAGGAACAAAGATGGATAGAAGAAATTTCATAAAAAACACATTTCTTGCAACAGGTGTTGTTTTAGGAAGTGGAATTATAATACCTGAAATAGCTAAAGCTAAGGAAAGCAAAATTCCTTTATATGGTCCTGATTTAGAAACTACTTTTGGAAGAAAACATACTCCATATGTAAAAGCTCCTAAGCAAGTTAAAGCTGGTGAATGGTTTGATGTTTATGTAGAAGTTGGATATTATCATCCTCATCCAAATTTAATGACACACTGGATAGAATCAGTTGCTTTATGGATTGGCCAGTATGAAGTAGCAAAAGCAACATTTAGAGCCACTCAAGGAGCTCCAAAAGCTACCTTTACTATTAAAATAGATAATAAAGGTGAAACAACCCTTAAAGGTCTTGGATATTGTAATTTACATGGACTTTGGGTAAGTAAGCCTATAAATATAAAAGTAGTTTAAGTTAGATAATTTTAGGGAATTTACCAAGTTTAGTAAGCTTATAATAAATTCCCCATCCTTTTTTCATCCAATGTCCAATTATTGGTAGTGGTATAAGCATGGCTTTTTTATCATCTCTATAAGCAAGTCCACCACCATTTCCCATATCCATAAGACATAATATATTTATATGCTCTATATAACTTTTAGGTTCTCCTTTTTCTAAACCTTCTTTTAATGCTATATTAAATGCTACATTTCTTGCCATTACTTCTGCTAAATGGCCTTGTTTTGCTTTCCAAGAAGGACCTTCTAAGGCTACACTATCCCCAATAGCATAAATATTTTCAAGACCTTCAACTTTATTTGTTTTATCTATTTTTATAAATCCTGCTTCAGTTTGAGGTAAATCTCCTGCTTTTACTGCTGGATGCCCATCTCCTGCCGCTATAAAACATGTTAAATCTGAATACTGCTTTGAATCATCTTCAAAAATAATTCCATCTAAAACAAACTCTTTTATTTTTTTACCTGTTATTTTCTTTATATTAAGTTT
The Hydrogenothermus marinus DNA segment above includes these coding regions:
- the infC gene encoding translation initiation factor IF-3, which codes for MNRQIKARECRLIDDEGKNLGIVPIEEALRLAEEKDLDLVEISPNANPPVCKIMDYGKYKFQQQKKEKEAKKKQRANIQHVKEIKFRPKIEKHDYETKVKHIREFLEDNNKVKVIIMFRGRENIHPEIGQQLAERIIEDVKEVGKAEKPPKKEGRNMTFTLVPKKDK
- a CDS encoding desulfoferrodoxin family protein is translated as MDRRNFIKNTFLATGVVLGSGIIIPEIAKAKESKIPLYGPDLETTFGRKHTPYVKAPKQVKAGEWFDVYVEVGYYHPHPNLMTHWIESVALWIGQYEVAKATFRATQGAPKATFTIKIDNKGETTLKGLGYCNLHGLWVSKPINIKVV